The following proteins come from a genomic window of Rhodoligotrophos sp. CJ14:
- the rarD gene encoding EamA family transporter RarD — MAVTQSKVGAPADRETRRGLAFGVLAYSIWGLSTAFYKLMPHIQPIEIVAHRAAWAVPFAILVLLIMGGGSAVLPTLRDWRIMRVLVVTALIIASNWSMFIWAVANDMILEASLAYYVNPLVSVLLGFVFLKERLSRAQVIAIAIAGGAVLLQIVAEGKFPWLALCLAVSFAVYGYLRKTVPVGAVQGFLVETLMILPLAIVAIFWFETTGQGHMFTSAADFFYLVSCTVITGVPLMLFAAAAQRLPLSTMGLMQYIAPTLGFIIGIWWFKEPLTTVGLIAFVMIWIALAIITWAALTERRASASPTSPV, encoded by the coding sequence ATGGCAGTTACTCAGTCAAAGGTGGGAGCGCCCGCCGACCGCGAGACCCGGCGAGGGCTCGCCTTCGGTGTGCTGGCCTATAGTATCTGGGGCCTCAGCACGGCTTTCTACAAGCTGATGCCCCATATCCAGCCGATTGAGATCGTGGCGCACCGGGCGGCCTGGGCGGTGCCGTTCGCCATTCTCGTCCTGCTCATCATGGGCGGGGGCTCGGCGGTCCTGCCGACGTTACGGGACTGGCGGATCATGCGCGTGCTCGTCGTCACGGCCCTGATCATTGCTAGCAATTGGAGCATGTTCATCTGGGCGGTGGCCAATGACATGATCCTGGAGGCGAGCCTTGCCTATTACGTCAACCCGCTGGTCAGCGTGCTGCTCGGTTTCGTGTTCCTGAAGGAGCGGCTGTCGCGCGCGCAGGTCATCGCCATCGCCATAGCCGGTGGGGCGGTGCTGCTGCAGATCGTTGCTGAAGGCAAGTTTCCGTGGCTTGCCCTGTGCCTCGCGGTGAGTTTTGCCGTCTATGGGTATCTGCGCAAGACCGTGCCGGTCGGCGCGGTCCAAGGCTTTCTCGTCGAAACCCTGATGATCCTGCCCTTGGCGATCGTCGCCATCTTCTGGTTCGAGACCACGGGGCAGGGGCACATGTTCACCAGTGCTGCGGATTTCTTCTATCTCGTCAGCTGCACCGTGATCACCGGCGTGCCACTGATGCTGTTCGCGGCCGCGGCTCAGCGCCTGCCGCTCTCGACCATGGGCCTGATGCAATATATCGCGCCCACCCTCGGCTTCATCATCGGGATCTGGTGGTTCAAGGAACCGCTGACCACGGTGGGCCTGATCGCCTTCGTGATGATCTGGATCGCGCTTGCGATCATCACCTGGGCGGCTTTGACGGAGCGCCGGGCGAGCGCTAGTCCGACGTCACCAGTATAG
- the cimA gene encoding citramalate synthase yields the protein MTRERLYLFDTTLRDGQQTPGVDYSIEDKRAIMGLLDDLGVDYIEGGYPGANPTDTALFSKRPSLRKARFTAFGMTKRAGRSAANDPGLATLLEAEADAICFVAKSWDFHVRVALGATNEDNLDSIRQSVAAARARGREVLVDCEHFFDGYKGNADYALACAKAAYEAGARWVVLCDTNGGTLPNEVERIVGEVTRLIPGDHLGIHAHDDTGQAAANSLAAVRAGARQIQGTLNGIGERCGNANLVTLIPTLLLKDDYASRFETGITAEALSRLTSISRTFDELLNRAPDRQAPYVGEAAFATKAGIHASAILKDPQTYEHVPPEAVGNRRRVLVSDQAGRSNLLAELARIGLSVERDDPRVDRLLEEVKIREAEGYAYDGADASFELLARRMLDSVPHFFEVESFRVMVERRHNALGKLVTMSEATVKVRVDGEVLMSVGEGNGPVNALDVALRKDLGKYSPYLADLELVDFKVRVLNGTTAATTRVLIESGDSTGARWFTVGVSPNIVDASFQALSDSITFKLLRDNAPESRVRSAA from the coding sequence ATGACCCGCGAACGGCTCTATCTCTTCGACACCACCCTGCGCGATGGCCAGCAGACGCCGGGGGTTGATTATTCGATCGAGGATAAGCGCGCCATCATGGGCCTGCTCGATGATCTCGGCGTGGATTATATCGAGGGCGGCTATCCCGGCGCCAATCCGACCGATACGGCGCTGTTCTCAAAGCGCCCCAGTTTGCGTAAGGCCCGGTTCACCGCCTTCGGCATGACCAAGCGCGCAGGCCGCTCGGCAGCCAATGACCCGGGGCTTGCCACCCTGTTGGAGGCTGAGGCCGATGCCATTTGCTTCGTGGCCAAGTCCTGGGATTTCCACGTGCGGGTGGCGCTTGGCGCCACGAACGAAGACAATCTCGACAGCATCCGCCAGTCCGTTGCCGCAGCGCGGGCGCGCGGGCGCGAGGTGCTGGTTGATTGCGAGCACTTCTTCGATGGCTACAAGGGCAATGCGGATTACGCGCTGGCATGCGCCAAGGCGGCATATGAGGCGGGGGCGCGTTGGGTGGTGTTGTGTGACACCAATGGCGGCACCTTGCCGAATGAGGTCGAGCGGATCGTGGGGGAGGTGACACGGCTCATTCCCGGCGATCATCTGGGCATCCATGCCCATGACGACACGGGCCAAGCGGCTGCCAACTCGCTTGCGGCGGTGCGGGCCGGCGCGCGCCAGATCCAGGGGACGCTCAATGGCATCGGCGAGCGGTGCGGCAATGCCAATCTCGTCACGCTCATCCCGACATTGCTGCTCAAGGATGACTATGCCAGCCGGTTCGAGACCGGGATCACCGCCGAGGCGCTTTCCCGGCTCACCAGCATCTCGCGGACGTTCGATGAGCTCCTCAATCGCGCTCCCGACCGGCAGGCGCCCTATGTGGGGGAGGCGGCCTTCGCCACAAAGGCCGGTATCCACGCCTCGGCCATTCTCAAGGATCCGCAGACCTATGAGCATGTGCCACCGGAAGCCGTGGGCAATCGCCGGCGCGTGCTGGTATCGGACCAGGCCGGGCGGTCGAACCTCCTTGCCGAGCTTGCGCGCATCGGCCTTTCCGTCGAGCGTGATGATCCGCGGGTCGATCGGCTGCTCGAGGAGGTGAAGATCAGGGAAGCGGAGGGTTATGCCTATGATGGCGCAGACGCCTCCTTCGAGCTTCTGGCCCGCCGCATGCTCGACTCCGTTCCGCATTTCTTCGAGGTCGAGAGCTTCCGGGTCATGGTCGAGCGCCGGCACAATGCGCTGGGCAAGCTCGTCACCATGTCGGAGGCCACCGTGAAAGTGCGGGTCGATGGTGAGGTGCTGATGTCGGTGGGCGAGGGGAATGGCCCGGTCAATGCGCTCGACGTCGCCCTGCGCAAGGATCTCGGCAAATACTCGCCCTATCTCGCCGATCTCGAGCTGGTGGATTTCAAAGTGCGCGTGCTCAACGGCACCACGGCCGCAACGACGCGGGTGTTGATCGAATCCGGTGACAGCACGGGCGCGCGCTGGTTCACCGTGGGAGTGTCGCCCAATATCGTCGATGCCTCCTTCCAGGCCTTGAGCGACTCCATCACCTTCAAGCTCTTGCGTGACAATGCGCCGGAGAGCCGGGTCCGGTCTGCTGCCTGA
- the cysS gene encoding cysteine--tRNA ligase, with product MTLRLYNTLTRRKDPFTPIEPANVRMYVCGPTVYDFAHVGNARPVIIFDILFRLLRHLYGAEHVTYVRNITDVDDKINARAARDYPGLPVNEAIKKVTEETNAQFQADVAALGCLEPTHQPRATEHIPEMIAIIERLIARGHAYVADGHVLFDVPSDPSYGALARRSRDEMLAGARVDVAPYKRDPMDFVLWKPSSASEPGWDSPWGWGRPGWHIECSAMSWRYLDEQFDIHGGGIDLVFPHHENERAQSCCAFDKPVMANWWMHNGFLQVEGQKMSKSLGNFVTIRELRENWQGIGWPGEAIRFAMLHSLYREPIDWTLKGLDEAHKVLWKWAEAIEGVGPAEEVPQEVLDALCDDLNTPKAIAAMHELYRDKRFAELRASLNFVGIAGRRDRLTRVQHLDASAAAVSGATAALVSANEIERLKNERLEARRHKNWAEADRIRDLLAAHGIVLKDFKNPETGEPDTSWEFAR from the coding sequence ATGACACTCAGGCTGTATAATACGCTCACCCGGCGCAAGGACCCGTTCACGCCAATCGAACCTGCGAATGTCCGCATGTATGTGTGCGGGCCGACGGTCTATGACTTCGCCCATGTCGGCAATGCGCGGCCCGTCATCATCTTCGATATTCTGTTCCGGCTGCTCAGGCATCTCTATGGAGCTGAGCATGTGACCTATGTCCGCAACATCACGGATGTGGACGACAAGATCAACGCACGTGCTGCGCGAGACTATCCGGGCCTGCCGGTGAACGAGGCGATCAAGAAGGTCACCGAAGAGACCAATGCGCAGTTTCAGGCCGATGTGGCAGCACTTGGCTGCCTCGAGCCGACGCATCAGCCGCGCGCGACCGAGCATATCCCTGAGATGATCGCGATCATCGAGCGGCTGATCGCGCGGGGACATGCCTATGTGGCGGACGGCCATGTGCTGTTCGATGTGCCGTCGGATCCGTCCTATGGGGCGCTTGCGCGGCGATCGCGGGATGAAATGCTGGCAGGCGCGCGGGTCGATGTTGCGCCCTATAAGCGCGACCCGATGGATTTCGTGCTGTGGAAGCCCTCCTCCGCGAGTGAGCCGGGATGGGATAGTCCCTGGGGGTGGGGACGGCCGGGCTGGCATATCGAATGCTCGGCGATGAGCTGGCGCTATCTCGACGAGCAGTTCGACATTCATGGCGGCGGCATCGATCTTGTCTTTCCCCATCACGAAAATGAGCGTGCGCAGAGCTGCTGCGCGTTCGACAAGCCGGTGATGGCCAATTGGTGGATGCATAACGGCTTCCTCCAGGTGGAGGGGCAGAAAATGTCCAAGTCGCTGGGCAATTTCGTCACGATCCGGGAGCTGCGCGAGAATTGGCAGGGGATCGGCTGGCCTGGCGAGGCGATCCGCTTCGCCATGCTGCACTCGCTCTATCGCGAGCCGATCGACTGGACCCTCAAGGGTCTCGATGAGGCTCATAAGGTGCTCTGGAAATGGGCAGAGGCAATCGAAGGCGTCGGACCGGCAGAGGAGGTGCCGCAGGAGGTGCTCGATGCCCTGTGCGACGATCTCAATACGCCCAAGGCAATCGCCGCAATGCATGAGCTTTACCGCGACAAGCGCTTCGCGGAGCTGCGGGCGTCACTTAACTTCGTGGGGATCGCAGGCAGGCGGGACAGGCTCACACGTGTGCAGCACCTGGACGCCAGCGCGGCTGCTGTTTCAGGTGCGACAGCGGCTTTGGTCTCCGCCAATGAAATCGAGCGGCTGAAGAACGAGCGCCTCGAGGCCCGGCGCCATAAGAACTGGGCCGAGGCCGACCGTATTCGCGATCTCCTGGCGGCTCATGGCATTGTGCTGAAGGATTTCAAGAACCCAGAAACGGGCGAGCCCGACACGAGTTGGGAATTCGCGCGATGA
- a CDS encoding class II 3-deoxy-7-phosphoheptulonate synthase, with protein MTQQWAPESWRSRPVVQMPDYPDAERLGAVEAQLKGFPPLVFAGEARKLKRKLARVAEGKGFLLQGGDCAESFEEHSADNIRDFFRVFLQMAIVLTFGASSPVVKVGRIAGQFAKPRSSDTETINGVTLPSYRGDIINSNEFTAEARMPSPERQLEAYRQSAATLNLLRAFAQGGYANLEHVHNWTLGFLRDSPANARYQALADRLTETLDFMRAIGINADTAPQLRQTDFFTSHEALLLGYEQALTRIDSTSGDWYATSGHMLWIGDRTRQPDGAHVEYARGVQNPIGIKCGPSLTPDELLRLIDILNPANEGGRLTLICRFGADKVEKHLPGLIRAVSRAGRTVVWSCDPMHGNTIKASTGYKTRPFDQIMSEVRRFMAVHQAEGTHAGGIHVEMTGKNVTECIGGAHLLTEADLSDRYHTFCDPRLNADQALEMAFLIAEELKKEGPRFVDDEEAMDAAE; from the coding sequence ATGACGCAGCAATGGGCACCCGAGTCATGGCGTTCTAGGCCGGTGGTCCAGATGCCGGATTATCCGGATGCAGAGCGGCTGGGTGCGGTCGAGGCACAGCTCAAAGGCTTTCCACCGCTGGTTTTTGCAGGCGAGGCACGCAAGCTCAAGCGCAAGCTCGCGCGGGTGGCGGAAGGCAAGGGCTTCCTGTTGCAGGGGGGCGATTGCGCGGAAAGCTTCGAGGAGCATTCTGCCGACAATATCCGGGACTTCTTCCGGGTGTTCCTGCAGATGGCCATCGTGCTGACCTTCGGCGCATCCTCACCGGTGGTCAAGGTCGGGCGGATCGCCGGCCAGTTCGCCAAGCCGCGCTCGTCGGATACCGAGACCATCAACGGTGTCACGCTGCCGTCCTATCGCGGCGACATCATCAACTCGAACGAGTTCACGGCGGAGGCGCGCATGCCGAGCCCAGAGCGGCAGCTCGAGGCCTATCGGCAATCGGCGGCAACGCTCAACCTGCTGCGTGCCTTCGCACAGGGCGGCTATGCCAATCTCGAGCATGTCCATAATTGGACGCTGGGTTTCCTGCGCGACAGCCCAGCCAATGCCCGTTACCAGGCGCTCGCGGACCGGCTGACCGAGACGCTCGACTTCATGCGGGCGATCGGCATCAACGCGGACACGGCGCCGCAGTTGCGGCAGACCGATTTCTTCACGAGCCACGAGGCTTTGCTGCTCGGCTATGAGCAGGCGCTCACCCGCATCGATTCGACCTCGGGCGACTGGTATGCGACGTCGGGCCATATGCTGTGGATCGGCGATCGGACGCGGCAGCCGGATGGGGCGCATGTGGAATATGCCCGTGGCGTGCAGAACCCGATCGGCATCAAATGCGGGCCGAGCCTCACGCCGGATGAGCTGCTGCGGCTGATCGATATTCTCAATCCTGCCAATGAGGGTGGGCGATTAACGCTGATCTGCCGGTTCGGGGCGGATAAGGTGGAGAAGCACCTGCCGGGCCTCATTCGCGCGGTCAGCCGGGCCGGACGGACGGTCGTGTGGTCCTGCGATCCGATGCATGGCAACACGATCAAGGCATCGACGGGTTATAAGACGCGGCCCTTCGATCAGATCATGAGCGAGGTGCGCCGGTTCATGGCGGTGCACCAGGCGGAAGGAACCCATGCGGGCGGCATCCATGTGGAGATGACCGGCAAGAATGTCACCGAATGCATCGGCGGCGCCCATCTGCTCACAGAGGCGGACCTGTCCGACCGCTATCACACTTTCTGTGATCCCAGACTGAATGCCGACCAGGCGCTGGAGATGGCGTTCCTGATCGCGGAGGAGCTGAAGAAGGAAGGCCCGCGCTTCGTCGATGACGAGGAGGCGATGGACGCCGCCGAATAA
- a CDS encoding DUF2093 domain-containing protein yields the protein MNRYEPKFIGGREAKLRYLDGDYQVVVPGDFVRCSVTGEAIPMDLVRYWNVERQEVYANADISMQRYVELNRIR from the coding sequence ATGAACAGATACGAACCCAAATTCATTGGCGGCCGCGAAGCCAAGCTTCGCTATCTCGATGGCGATTATCAGGTGGTCGTGCCCGGCGATTTCGTCCGCTGCTCGGTGACGGGCGAGGCGATCCCCATGGATCTCGTGCGCTATTGGAACGTCGAGCGGCAGGAGGTCTATGCCAATGCCGATATTTCTATGCAGCGCTATGTGGAGCTGAACCGCATCCGCTGA
- the xseA gene encoding exodeoxyribonuclease VII large subunit, with protein sequence MSNEASAAGWPVAQSAPERPAANIVEVSVSELAFALKRTVEDAFSFVRVRGEISGFRGQHSSGHCYFALKDETAKIDAVIWRSSFARLRFKPQEGLEVIATGRLTTYPNSSKYQIVIETLEPAGIGALMALLEERRRKLAAEGLFDAARKVKVPFLPGVIGVVTSPTGAVIRDILHRLSDRFPRHVLVWPVRVQGETCAAEVAAAIRGFNAIAPGGPVPRPHVIIVARGGGSLEDLWGFNEEEVVRAAAESEIPLISAVGHETDTTLIDHAADLRCPTPTAAAECAVPVRQELIGIVDGLSLRHAGAMRRHIDERRQRVRSAARGLARPQDILSLARQRFDMAAGRLTSALRANTHHHRHALTACAGRLNGRVLLAHCVRERQQLASLDGRAQRAVRRRLTDLASRLDTQGKLLSSLGFESVLKRGYALVLDAGHPLRKAEETRPGQEVVLRFQDGERAARIGGEQGTAVSPMLPRRKAREPGSSGSQGELF encoded by the coding sequence ATGTCCAATGAGGCAAGCGCCGCCGGGTGGCCAGTCGCTCAAAGCGCTCCCGAGAGGCCCGCAGCCAATATCGTGGAGGTTTCGGTCAGCGAGCTTGCATTCGCGCTCAAGCGCACAGTGGAGGATGCGTTCTCCTTCGTGCGAGTCAGAGGCGAGATCAGCGGCTTTCGCGGGCAACATTCATCCGGCCACTGCTATTTCGCGCTCAAGGACGAGACTGCCAAGATCGATGCGGTGATCTGGCGGTCAAGCTTCGCGCGGTTGCGGTTCAAGCCCCAGGAGGGGCTCGAGGTCATCGCCACGGGCCGGCTCACCACCTATCCCAACTCGTCGAAATATCAGATCGTCATCGAAACGCTAGAGCCAGCGGGGATCGGCGCGCTCATGGCGCTGCTCGAGGAGCGGAGGCGCAAGCTTGCAGCCGAAGGCTTGTTCGATGCCGCGCGCAAGGTGAAGGTGCCGTTCCTGCCCGGCGTGATCGGGGTGGTGACCTCACCGACGGGGGCGGTCATTCGGGACATTCTGCACAGACTGTCTGATCGCTTTCCGCGGCATGTGCTGGTCTGGCCGGTCCGGGTGCAGGGGGAGACCTGTGCTGCCGAGGTTGCCGCTGCCATTCGCGGATTCAATGCCATCGCCCCCGGCGGACCGGTGCCGAGGCCGCATGTGATCATCGTTGCCCGAGGCGGCGGGTCGCTCGAGGACCTCTGGGGCTTCAACGAAGAGGAGGTGGTGCGAGCGGCGGCTGAAAGCGAGATCCCGCTGATCTCGGCGGTCGGGCATGAGACCGACACAACGCTCATCGATCATGCGGCGGACTTGCGCTGCCCGACGCCGACGGCCGCGGCGGAATGCGCGGTGCCCGTGCGCCAGGAGCTGATCGGGATCGTGGACGGCTTGAGCCTTCGCCATGCCGGAGCGATGCGCCGCCATATCGACGAGCGTCGGCAAAGGGTCAGATCTGCGGCTCGAGGGCTTGCGCGGCCACAGGACATCCTGTCGCTTGCCCGGCAGCGCTTCGATATGGCAGCCGGACGGCTTACGAGCGCGTTGCGCGCCAATACACACCATCACCGACATGCCCTGACGGCCTGCGCGGGTCGCCTCAATGGGCGGGTGCTGCTGGCTCACTGCGTCCGCGAGCGGCAGCAGCTTGCATCGCTCGATGGCCGGGCGCAGCGCGCTGTCCGGCGCAGGCTCACCGACCTCGCCTCCCGGCTCGACACGCAAGGCAAGCTCCTCAGCTCACTCGGCTTTGAATCCGTGCTCAAACGCGGCTATGCGCTGGTGCTCGATGCCGGGCATCCCCTGCGCAAAGCTGAAGAGACGAGACCTGGTCAGGAGGTTGTGCTGCGTTTTCAGGATGGTGAACGGGCCGCGCGCATCGGAGGTGAGCAGGGCACAGCCGTTTCGCCGATGCTACCGCGCCGAAAGGCCCGCGAACCCGGCTCGTCGGGGTCGCAGGGTGAGCTTTTTTGA
- the purD gene encoding phosphoribosylamine--glycine ligase produces the protein MNILVIGSGGREHALCWAISASPLLDRLFCAPGNGGIGEVAELVADLAISDHAAIIEFCRTQKIELVVVGPEAPLVAGLVDDLTRAGIKAFGPSAAAARLEGSKAFTKEFCARHNIPTAAFARFSDPQAAKAYLGKTAPIVLKADGLAAGKGVIIATTPAEAHAAVDDILGGQFGTAGREIVIEEFLEGEEASFFVLVDGTHGLPLATAQDHKRVGDGDTGPNTGGMGAYSPAPVMTQEMIDRTMREIIAPTIAGMAAEGAPYKGVLYAGLMITSAGPKLIEYNCRFGDPECQVLMMRLKSDIVPALLASVDGELGDFDLRWHDEAALTVVMAANGYPGDYVKGTEIRNLGHAAEVEGVEIFHAGTRRDGDKILANGGRVLNVTAIGTTLAQAQARAYAAVDRIDWPEGFCRRDIGWRALGRSSG, from the coding sequence ATGAACATCCTGGTGATCGGGTCGGGTGGCCGCGAGCACGCCTTATGTTGGGCAATCAGTGCAAGTCCTCTGCTAGATAGGCTTTTCTGCGCGCCCGGCAATGGCGGCATCGGTGAGGTTGCGGAGCTTGTTGCGGATCTCGCCATATCTGACCACGCCGCGATCATCGAGTTCTGCCGCACACAGAAGATAGAGCTGGTGGTGGTCGGCCCCGAGGCCCCCCTCGTTGCGGGACTGGTGGATGATCTCACCCGCGCCGGCATCAAGGCCTTCGGCCCCTCCGCCGCCGCGGCTAGGCTCGAAGGGTCGAAAGCCTTCACCAAGGAATTCTGCGCGCGCCACAATATACCAACCGCCGCTTTCGCAAGGTTCAGCGACCCCCAAGCCGCCAAGGCCTATCTCGGCAAGACCGCGCCGATCGTCCTCAAGGCCGACGGGCTGGCGGCTGGCAAAGGCGTGATCATCGCAACCACCCCGGCCGAGGCCCACGCTGCTGTCGATGACATTTTGGGCGGACAGTTCGGGACCGCCGGCCGCGAGATCGTCATCGAGGAATTCCTCGAAGGCGAGGAGGCAAGCTTCTTCGTGCTGGTTGACGGGACGCATGGCCTTCCCCTCGCCACGGCCCAAGATCATAAGCGCGTCGGCGACGGCGACACAGGTCCCAATACCGGCGGCATGGGCGCCTATTCCCCCGCCCCGGTGATGACCCAGGAGATGATCGACCGGACCATGCGCGAGATCATCGCGCCAACCATTGCTGGAATGGCTGCCGAAGGGGCACCTTATAAGGGCGTTCTCTATGCAGGCCTGATGATCACATCGGCAGGGCCGAAGCTCATCGAGTATAATTGCCGGTTCGGTGATCCCGAATGCCAGGTGCTCATGATGCGCCTCAAATCCGATATCGTGCCCGCTCTGCTCGCCAGCGTCGATGGCGAGCTCGGCGATTTCGATCTGCGCTGGCACGATGAAGCGGCCCTCACCGTTGTCATGGCGGCAAATGGCTATCCCGGCGATTACGTCAAGGGCACCGAGATCCGCAATCTCGGCCATGCGGCTGAGGTCGAGGGGGTCGAGATCTTCCATGCCGGCACACGCCGCGACGGCGACAAAATCCTTGCCAATGGCGGCCGGGTGCTCAATGTGACCGCCATCGGCACGACCCTCGCGCAGGCGCAGGCCCGCGCCTATGCGGCGGTGGATCGGATCGATTGGCCCGAAGGCTTCTGCCGCCGAGACATTGGCTGGCGCGCACTCGGCCGGTCATCCGGCTGA
- a CDS encoding alpha/beta fold hydrolase, protein MQDFFPGFDSRRVNTFGAEIALRIGGSGPALVLLHGYPQTHAMWHKLAPGLAEHFTLVLPDLRGYGASSCPPNDPDNFTYSKRAMAQDVLQLMQQLGFRSFMVAGHDRGARVAYRLALDEPEAVRRLAVLDIIPTYEMWANFSVKLAMNTYHWLFLAQPHPLPEMLIEPRAREFLDYTLASWSGTRDLSPFAPEALAAYRDAFAAPGRVSASCADYRAGQTYDFDADKADHDAGRMITSPLLALWGDTGFPANIATPLDIWKRWAIDVRGQAISAGHFLAEEAADAVLASLIPFLKEETA, encoded by the coding sequence ATGCAGGATTTCTTTCCAGGTTTCGACAGCCGCCGCGTGAACACATTCGGTGCCGAGATCGCCCTGCGCATTGGAGGTTCAGGTCCAGCCCTCGTGCTGCTGCATGGCTATCCACAAACCCATGCCATGTGGCACAAGCTGGCGCCGGGCCTGGCCGAACACTTCACTCTGGTGCTGCCGGATTTGCGCGGCTATGGCGCCTCGTCCTGCCCGCCCAATGATCCTGACAACTTCACCTACTCCAAGCGCGCCATGGCTCAGGACGTGCTGCAGCTCATGCAGCAGCTTGGCTTCCGCAGCTTCATGGTGGCTGGCCATGACCGGGGCGCGCGCGTTGCCTATCGCCTGGCGCTGGATGAGCCCGAAGCAGTACGCCGCCTCGCAGTGCTCGATATCATTCCCACTTATGAGATGTGGGCAAATTTCTCCGTCAAGCTGGCGATGAACACCTATCACTGGCTGTTCCTGGCCCAGCCCCATCCCTTGCCCGAGATGCTCATCGAGCCGCGCGCCCGGGAATTTCTCGATTACACCTTGGCGAGCTGGTCAGGAACGCGCGATCTCAGCCCATTCGCGCCCGAGGCGCTCGCCGCCTATCGTGACGCCTTCGCCGCACCAGGCCGGGTCTCGGCGAGCTGTGCGGATTATCGTGCGGGCCAGACCTATGATTTCGATGCTGACAAGGCCGATCATGACGCCGGGCGCATGATCACCTCGCCGCTGCTCGCGCTCTGGGGGGATACGGGCTTTCCAGCCAACATCGCAACACCGCTCGACATTTGGAAACGCTGGGCGATAGATGTGCGGGGACAGGCGATCTCTGCCGGCCATTTCCTGGCAGAGGAAGCAGCCGATGCGGTATTGGCGAGCCTCATTCCGTTTCTTAAAGAAGAGACCGCCTGA